TGTGGTTGGCTTTATTGTCCGCTGGAGTGAATTCCAGCAGCTGCTGAGTGATTTCAACATTCTTGAATTCCTTTCAATCTTAGTATGGCTTATGGGTGTTGGTCTTATATTTAGCATTCTTAGCCAAATGGGTTTCTTTGCATATTTGACAGTACATCGCTTTGGGCTGGGAATTTTCAAATCCCTATGGAATCCAGTACAGGTCCTATTGATTGCCTTTGTATTGTTTGATCTTGTCTATCTTCGTTTTGCCACTTTTGCGGAAAGCGGCGAGAGTATCCTTTCATATTTAGGTCTCGCGGTGATCGTACTGGCTGCGGGGTTGATCGTAGCGTTTATGAAGGTTAAGCAAACAAATAAAGAAGCGTTCATACCAGCATTGTTTTTCATGGTTGTCGTAACAGTTATTGAATGGGTACCGGTACTTAGAGTGAACGAGCATAGCTGGCTCTATCTCATGCTATTTCCATTGTTAGTATGTAATGCCTACCAGCTATTGGTTCTGCATAAGCTTAACCAAAAATCGCTCCAGGAACGGAAAGTTCTTGAAGAAAAGGCTAAGACAAAGGCAAAACCAAATAAAAAGGCACAAAAAAAGCCGTCCAACGCATAGTTGGACGGTTATTTATTTTACTTCTGCTGATTTTGATTCCCCATTGGCAATCATTTCGGATACCGTGACCATCTTCAGATTTTTCGACCTGATATCTTTTAACACGAGCGGAAGTGCTTCCGCTGTTTGTTTAGCTGAGTCAGATGCATGCATTAACAGGATATCGCCTTTTTTGGCTTTAGAAGCATTCGCCGCAATAACCTCAGTACCCGGATTCGTCCAATCCTTTGTATCAAGACTCCAGTGGACAACGGTGTACCCGAAGCGCTCGGCAATTTTTAGCGTGCGTTGGTCAAAATGGCCAGTAGGGGCGCGCAGCAACTCAATGTTCTTAACATTAAGCTTCTTGAATGCTTCCTGGGCCTTCTGGATATCACGTCTGACCTTATCTTCCTCAAGGTCGGTATAATCCTTATATTCATAACCAAGCATGCCAATTTCATAACCTTCTTTCACCATCCTGTTCACCAAGTCTGGATGCCTTTCTGCCCAAGAACCTGACAAGAAGAAGGTAACAGCTCCGGCTTTCTCTTTCTTGAGTACATCGAGAATCGGTTCCG
The window above is part of the Mesobacillus jeotgali genome. Proteins encoded here:
- the pdaB gene encoding polysaccharide deacetylase family sporulation protein PdaB, giving the protein MNFFYVMNAKSIKTVFVIVIAAFFTAWFFYMDNMVQIPAFSAKDGPKAIYKGEKDLALTFNIGWGDEKAEPILDVLKKEKAGAVTFFLSGSWAERHPDLVNRMVKEGYEIGMLGYEYKDYTDLEEDKVRRDIQKAQEAFKKLNVKNIELLRAPTGHFDQRTLKIAERFGYTVVHWSLDTKDWTNPGTEVIAANASKAKKGDILLMHASDSAKQTAEALPLVLKDIRSKNLKMVTVSEMIANGESKSAEVK
- a CDS encoding KinB-signaling pathway activation protein — translated: MTSRNWVHLFLTTLAVGSVTTAVVGFIVRWSEFQQLLSDFNILEFLSILVWLMGVGLIFSILSQMGFFAYLTVHRFGLGIFKSLWNPVQVLLIAFVLFDLVYLRFATFAESGESILSYLGLAVIVLAAGLIVAFMKVKQTNKEAFIPALFFMVVVTVIEWVPVLRVNEHSWLYLMLFPLLVCNAYQLLVLHKLNQKSLQERKVLEEKAKTKAKPNKKAQKKPSNA